A window from Micromonospora terminaliae encodes these proteins:
- a CDS encoding bifunctional pyridoxamine 5'-phosphate oxidase family protein/GNAT family N-acetyltransferase, whose product MYPPTERTTATRMRGRMSYDEAAAHAVLDEAYHCTLGFTVDGEPRLLPTLHVRVGDTLYLHGSTGSRPLLAARGDAGLPICVAVTHLDGLVFARSQFNHSANYRSVVAHGTAHLVTDEREKLAVLTALVEKVAAGRSTDSRPPSRRELAETAVLALPLREVSVRARAAGANDDPADRDLPYWAGVVPLRLTPGLPEPAAGVTAPVPPYLRAAPSPWLEPVVLRGEHVVLEPLDESHAEELYAALDDEEVWRYVGSPRPGSVAELADQIRAGLDAHRRGVRMPWVQRCAVTGAVVGTTSYYQPDPELRTVEIGYTQLGRPWWRTGINTEAKLLLLTRAFEELDAIRVTWQTSSLNERSQRAIERLGAVREGTLRSNRRRADGTWRESALYSMLAEEWPNAQVTLRERLRPAAPVAS is encoded by the coding sequence ATGTACCCCCCGACCGAACGGACCACCGCCACCCGCATGCGGGGCCGGATGAGCTACGACGAGGCCGCCGCGCACGCCGTCCTGGACGAGGCGTACCACTGCACGCTCGGGTTCACCGTGGACGGCGAGCCGCGACTGCTGCCCACCCTGCACGTCCGCGTCGGCGACACCCTCTACCTGCACGGCTCCACCGGCAGCCGGCCGCTGCTCGCCGCCCGCGGCGACGCCGGCCTGCCGATCTGCGTCGCGGTGACCCACCTCGACGGGCTGGTCTTCGCCCGTTCCCAGTTCAACCACAGCGCCAACTACCGGTCCGTGGTCGCGCACGGCACCGCCCACCTGGTCACCGACGAGCGGGAGAAGCTCGCCGTGCTCACCGCGCTGGTCGAGAAGGTGGCCGCCGGGCGCAGCACCGACAGCCGGCCGCCGAGCCGGCGGGAGCTGGCCGAGACGGCCGTGCTGGCGCTGCCGCTGCGCGAGGTGTCGGTCCGCGCCCGGGCCGCCGGGGCCAACGACGATCCCGCCGACCGCGACCTGCCGTACTGGGCCGGGGTGGTGCCGCTGCGGCTCACCCCCGGCCTACCCGAGCCGGCCGCCGGGGTGACCGCGCCCGTGCCGCCGTACCTGCGGGCGGCGCCGTCGCCGTGGCTGGAGCCCGTGGTGCTGCGCGGCGAGCACGTCGTGCTGGAGCCGCTCGACGAGTCCCACGCCGAGGAGCTGTACGCCGCCCTCGACGACGAGGAGGTCTGGCGGTACGTCGGCAGCCCGCGCCCGGGCAGCGTCGCGGAGCTGGCGGACCAGATCCGGGCCGGGCTCGACGCCCACCGGCGCGGGGTGCGGATGCCCTGGGTGCAGCGCTGCGCGGTGACCGGCGCGGTCGTCGGCACCACCTCCTACTACCAGCCCGACCCGGAGCTGCGGACCGTGGAGATCGGCTACACCCAGCTCGGCCGGCCCTGGTGGCGCACCGGGATCAACACCGAGGCGAAGCTGCTGCTGCTCACCCGGGCCTTCGAGGAGCTCGACGCCATCCGGGTCACCTGGCAGACCAGCTCGCTCAACGAGCGCTCGCAGCGGGCCATCGAGCGGCTCGGCGCGGTCCGCGAGGGGACTCTGCGGTCCAACCGACGGCGCGCCGACGGCACCTGGCGGGAGTCCGCCCTCTACTCGATGCTCGCCGAGGAGTGGCCAAACGCACAGGTCACGCTGCGGGAACGGCTTCGCCCGGCGGCCCCTGTGGCGTCATGA
- a CDS encoding aminotransferase class I/II-fold pyridoxal phosphate-dependent enzyme — MAARYQISGSSSAAISASVESGIRAGDLAPGDALPAVRSLATALGVSPATVGKAYQELRQRGLVVTAGRHGTRVRPRPPVASRRSALLPPPLPGTRDLSAGNPDSRLLPPLGPHLAALAAEFRTPGGYAERAVLPELAAAARDRLTADGVPADEITVTGGALDGIERLLAAHLRPGDAVAVEDPGWANLLDLLAALGLRAIGVPVDDEGPTAPGVRAALAAGARALIVTSRAQNPTGAAVSAGRAAELRTLLAGRADLLLIEDDHAAELARVPLHPLAGATPAWAFVRSVSKPYGPDLRLAVLAGDEATVARVAGRARVGAGWVSTVLQRLVLALWRDPATAGLVGRAAESYERRRDGLVDALAARGLAAHGRTGINVWVPVPDETVAVTALRDAGWSVAPGALNRIAAAPGVRITVSRLDEADLGPLADAVARAVRPAPAGFTT; from the coding sequence GTGGCAGCACGTTATCAGATCAGCGGCTCCTCGTCGGCGGCGATTTCGGCGAGTGTGGAAAGCGGCATCCGGGCCGGCGACCTCGCCCCGGGCGACGCCCTGCCCGCCGTCCGCTCCCTCGCCACCGCGCTGGGCGTCAGCCCGGCCACCGTGGGGAAGGCGTACCAGGAACTGCGGCAGCGGGGCCTCGTCGTCACGGCCGGCCGGCACGGCACCCGGGTCCGCCCCCGGCCGCCGGTGGCCAGCCGCCGTTCCGCGCTGCTGCCCCCGCCGCTGCCCGGCACGCGCGACCTCTCCGCCGGCAACCCCGACAGCCGGCTGCTGCCGCCGCTCGGCCCGCACCTGGCCGCGCTGGCCGCCGAGTTCCGCACCCCCGGCGGCTACGCGGAGCGGGCCGTCCTGCCCGAGCTGGCCGCCGCCGCCCGCGACCGGCTCACCGCCGACGGGGTGCCCGCCGACGAGATCACCGTGACCGGTGGCGCGCTCGACGGCATCGAGCGCCTGCTCGCCGCCCACCTGCGCCCCGGCGACGCGGTCGCCGTCGAGGACCCGGGCTGGGCCAACCTCCTCGATTTGCTCGCCGCGCTCGGCCTGCGCGCCATCGGGGTGCCCGTCGACGACGAGGGGCCCACCGCGCCGGGGGTCCGGGCCGCGCTGGCCGCCGGCGCCCGCGCGCTGATCGTGACCAGCCGGGCCCAGAACCCCACCGGCGCCGCGGTCTCCGCCGGCCGGGCCGCCGAGCTGCGTACGCTCCTCGCCGGCCGCGCCGACCTGCTGCTGATCGAGGACGACCACGCCGCCGAGCTGGCCCGCGTACCCCTGCACCCGCTCGCCGGGGCGACCCCGGCGTGGGCCTTCGTCCGGTCGGTGAGCAAGCCCTACGGCCCCGATCTGCGGCTCGCCGTGCTCGCCGGCGACGAGGCCACCGTGGCCCGGGTGGCCGGCCGGGCCCGGGTCGGCGCCGGCTGGGTCTCCACCGTCCTGCAACGCCTGGTCCTGGCGCTCTGGCGCGATCCGGCCACCGCCGGCCTGGTGGGCCGCGCGGCGGAGAGCTACGAGCGGCGGCGCGACGGGCTGGTCGACGCCCTCGCGGCGCGCGGGCTGGCCGCGCACGGGCGGACCGGCATCAACGTGTGGGTGCCGGTGCCGGACGAGACGGTCGCGGTCACCGCCCTGCGGGACGCCGGCTGGTCGGTGGCGCCCGGCGCGCTGAACCGGATCGCGGCCGCGCCCGGCGTGCGGATCACCGTCAGCCGGCTCGACGAGGCCGACCTCGGCCCGCTGGCCGACGCGGTGGCCCGCGCGGTCCGGCCGGCGCCCGCCGGGTTCACCACCTGA
- a CDS encoding UdgX family uracil-DNA binding protein (This protein belongs to the uracil DNA glycosylase superfamily, members of which act in excision repair of DNA. However, it belongs more specifically to UdgX branch, whose founding member was found to bind uracil in DNA (where it does not belong), without cleaving it, appears to promote DNA repair by a pathway involving RecA, rather than base excision.), translating to MAETENAPGAQEFIPPQADTIDELRDAAAGCRGCELYRDASQTVFGRGDESARVVFVGEQPGDMEDQKGLPFVGPAGRLLRKAVDDAGIDPGHIYLTNAVKHFRFELRGKRRIHQTPDRVHITACRPWLVAEFARLHPEIVVVLGATAAKALLGPAFRVTKQRGELLPWPAAAQHPEDFARVPVDNTGKVADAPDARLLATIHPSAVLRADNQDVAYDGLVKDLKVAARALR from the coding sequence ATGGCCGAGACTGAGAACGCCCCCGGAGCCCAGGAGTTCATCCCGCCGCAGGCGGACACCATCGACGAGCTGCGCGACGCCGCGGCCGGCTGCCGGGGCTGCGAGCTCTACCGGGACGCCTCTCAGACGGTGTTCGGCCGGGGCGACGAGAGCGCCCGGGTGGTCTTCGTCGGGGAGCAGCCGGGCGACATGGAGGACCAGAAGGGGCTGCCGTTCGTCGGCCCGGCCGGCCGGCTGTTGCGCAAGGCCGTGGACGACGCCGGCATCGACCCCGGCCACATCTACCTCACCAACGCCGTGAAGCACTTCCGCTTCGAACTGCGCGGTAAGCGGCGGATCCACCAGACGCCCGACCGGGTGCACATCACCGCCTGCCGGCCGTGGCTGGTGGCCGAGTTCGCCCGGCTGCACCCGGAGATCGTGGTGGTGCTCGGCGCCACCGCCGCCAAGGCCCTGCTCGGCCCGGCCTTCCGGGTGACGAAGCAGCGCGGCGAGCTGCTGCCCTGGCCGGCCGCCGCCCAGCACCCGGAGGACTTCGCCCGGGTCCCGGTCGACAACACCGGAAAGGTCGCCGACGCACCGGACGCCCGGCTGCTGGCCACCATCCACCCCTCCGCGGTGCTGCGCGCCGACAACCAGGACGTCGCGTACGACGGGCTCGTGAAGGACCTGAAGGTGGCCGCCCGCGCCCTGCGCTAG
- a CDS encoding 4a-hydroxytetrahydrobiopterin dehydratase translates to MTTLTGEQIADEQLDGWTYLLGALHTRIRTPDFAAGLSLVDAIGAEAERRDHHPDLDLRYTHVDVRLWSHDARGVTDRDVRLARAISALAAEAGLSPAHTGVSRLELALDSPDFAAVLPFWRAVLAGEHLAGPGFGDEVRDPAGALPTVWFQESGREEPRQRWHPDVWVDPVEVASRIEAALAAGGTLVGDAAAPHFWVLADSDGNRVCLCTWQGRD, encoded by the coding sequence ATGACCACGCTGACCGGAGAACAGATCGCCGACGAGCAACTGGACGGCTGGACCTACCTGCTGGGTGCCCTGCACACCCGCATCCGTACGCCGGACTTCGCGGCCGGGCTGTCCCTCGTGGACGCCATCGGCGCGGAGGCCGAGCGGCGGGACCACCATCCCGACCTGGACCTGCGCTACACCCACGTCGACGTGCGGCTCTGGTCGCACGACGCGCGCGGGGTCACCGACCGCGACGTCCGGCTGGCCCGGGCCATCTCCGCGCTCGCGGCCGAGGCCGGCCTGTCGCCGGCGCACACCGGCGTGTCCCGGCTCGAACTCGCCCTGGACAGCCCCGACTTCGCCGCCGTGCTGCCGTTCTGGCGGGCGGTGCTGGCCGGGGAGCACCTGGCCGGTCCCGGGTTCGGTGACGAGGTGCGGGATCCGGCCGGCGCGCTGCCCACGGTGTGGTTCCAGGAGTCCGGCCGCGAGGAGCCCCGCCAGCGTTGGCACCCCGACGTGTGGGTGGACCCGGTGGAGGTGGCATCGCGCATCGAGGCCGCGCTGGCCGCCGGCGGGACGCTGGTCGGCGATGCGGCGGCGCCGCACTTCTGGGTGCTCGCCGACTCCGACGGCAACCGGGTCTGCCTCTGCACCTGGCAGGGCCGCGACTAG
- a CDS encoding GNAT family N-acetyltransferase has translation MTSDLELSVRNAAAMWTALAESRGHRLLRRPGFLAVLGDAPAGLRILLRDPDPSPDDRAALAALVRGRTGPVVVEDQYACLDLADLGLTPRTLPVMIRRPGPVPDPSLPVTPVEHDHQLAVAEDVVVHAFPLEPFQPYRPGQAFPRALLDRPEVRFFLVHRDVAGATGPAATPAGACLTVRDEGVGLYWMTSLPAHRSQGVGRALLHGVLARFGDAPMTLTAARAGRPLYDSLGFIPVADATWWG, from the coding sequence ATGACGAGTGATCTTGAGCTGTCCGTCCGGAACGCCGCCGCCATGTGGACGGCGCTCGCCGAGAGCCGCGGGCACCGGCTGCTGCGCCGGCCGGGATTCCTCGCCGTGCTGGGCGACGCGCCCGCCGGGCTGCGGATCCTTCTGCGCGACCCGGACCCGTCCCCGGACGACCGGGCCGCGCTGGCCGCGCTGGTCCGCGGGCGGACCGGTCCGGTCGTCGTCGAGGACCAGTACGCGTGCCTCGACCTCGCCGACCTCGGCCTGACCCCGCGCACCCTGCCGGTGATGATCCGCCGCCCCGGGCCGGTGCCCGACCCGTCGCTGCCGGTCACCCCGGTCGAGCACGACCACCAACTGGCCGTCGCCGAGGACGTGGTGGTGCACGCCTTCCCGCTGGAGCCGTTCCAGCCCTACCGCCCGGGGCAGGCGTTCCCGCGCGCCCTGCTGGACCGGCCGGAGGTTCGGTTCTTCCTGGTCCACCGGGACGTCGCCGGCGCCACCGGGCCGGCTGCCACGCCGGCCGGGGCCTGCCTGACCGTCCGGGACGAGGGCGTCGGCCTCTACTGGATGACCAGCCTGCCCGCGCACCGCTCGCAGGGCGTGGGCCGCGCCCTGCTGCACGGCGTGCTCGCCCGGTTCGGCGACGCCCCCATGACGCTCACCGCAGCCCGCGCCGGCCGCCCGCTCTACGACTCGCTCGGCTTCATTCCGGTGGCCGACGCCACCTGGTGGGGCTGA
- a CDS encoding ABC transporter permease, giving the protein MTLSRSARWLLRGAMALGLAFIYLPLSIVLVNSFNADRTFAWPPPRWTTEWWVRAGENAGAREALWTSVQAGLGATGVALLLGSLVAFAVQRYRFFGRETVSLLVVLPIALPGIVTGIALDTAFRSVMAPLGVGKGLFSVIVGHATFCVVVVYNNVLARLRRSGGNLQEASADLGADGWQTFRYVTFPVLRSALLAGALLAFGLSFDEIIVTTFTAGPGVQTLPIWIFSNLFRPNQAPVINVVAAVLIVASVVPIYLAQRLSDTASGGRL; this is encoded by the coding sequence GTGACGCTCTCCCGGTCGGCGCGCTGGCTGCTGCGCGGGGCGATGGCGCTCGGCCTGGCCTTCATCTACCTGCCGCTCTCCATCGTGCTGGTCAACTCGTTCAACGCCGACCGCACGTTCGCCTGGCCCCCGCCCCGCTGGACCACCGAGTGGTGGGTACGCGCCGGGGAGAACGCGGGCGCCCGGGAGGCGCTGTGGACGTCGGTCCAGGCCGGGCTGGGTGCGACCGGCGTCGCGCTGCTGCTCGGTTCCCTGGTCGCCTTCGCCGTGCAGCGGTACCGGTTCTTCGGTCGGGAGACCGTGTCGCTGCTGGTCGTGCTGCCGATCGCGCTCCCTGGCATCGTCACCGGCATCGCCCTGGACACCGCGTTCCGCTCGGTGATGGCGCCGCTCGGCGTCGGCAAGGGGCTCTTCTCGGTCATCGTCGGGCACGCGACGTTCTGCGTGGTCGTCGTCTACAACAACGTGCTGGCCCGGCTGCGCCGGTCGGGCGGCAACCTCCAGGAGGCGTCGGCCGACCTGGGCGCCGACGGCTGGCAGACCTTCCGGTACGTGACGTTCCCGGTGCTGCGCTCGGCGCTGCTGGCCGGCGCGCTGCTGGCGTTCGGGCTCTCCTTCGACGAGATCATCGTCACCACGTTCACCGCCGGTCCGGGCGTGCAGACCCTGCCGATCTGGATCTTCAGCAACCTGTTCCGGCCGAACCAGGCGCCGGTCATCAACGTGGTGGCCGCCGTGCTCATCGTCGCCTCGGTGGTGCCGATCTACCTGGCCCAGCGGCTCTCCGACACGGCCAGCGGCGGCCGCCTCTGA
- a CDS encoding ABC transporter permease, whose protein sequence is MATSTLDRPAGGTTALRGPVRRLSAWLHRHAGVRLAALLTAPLFWLVIAYLGSLAVLFVSALWTVNGFTGEVVRQPTLDNFRTIVTDEVYRTVALRSVGVAAGVTVIDTLIALPMAFYMAKVAKPRHRRWLVVAILTPLWASYLVKAYAWRVLLANGGPVDWLFGGPGSGPGYGLGATVLVLAYLWLPYMILPIYAGLERLPDSLLEASADLGARAGRTFRAVVLPVVVPSVIAGSIFTFSLSLGDYITVQIVGGKTQLIGNLVYVNIGAANNLPFAAALATIPVLIMVVYLVAVRRSGALEEL, encoded by the coding sequence GTGGCCACCTCCACGCTCGACCGGCCCGCGGGCGGCACCACCGCCCTCCGCGGGCCGGTCCGCCGGCTCTCGGCCTGGCTGCACCGGCACGCCGGGGTACGCCTCGCCGCCCTGCTCACCGCGCCGCTGTTCTGGCTGGTGATCGCCTACCTGGGTTCGCTGGCCGTGCTGTTCGTCTCGGCACTCTGGACGGTCAACGGGTTCACCGGGGAGGTCGTCCGCCAGCCCACGCTGGACAACTTCCGCACCATCGTCACCGACGAGGTCTACCGGACGGTCGCGCTGCGCAGCGTCGGCGTGGCCGCCGGGGTGACCGTGATCGACACCCTGATCGCCCTGCCGATGGCCTTCTACATGGCGAAGGTCGCCAAGCCCCGCCACCGACGCTGGCTGGTGGTCGCCATCCTCACCCCGCTCTGGGCCAGCTACCTGGTCAAGGCGTACGCCTGGCGGGTGCTGCTGGCCAACGGCGGGCCGGTGGACTGGCTGTTCGGCGGGCCGGGCAGCGGCCCGGGGTACGGGCTGGGCGCGACCGTACTGGTGCTGGCCTACCTCTGGCTGCCGTACATGATCCTGCCGATCTACGCGGGCCTGGAGCGGCTGCCCGACTCGCTGCTGGAGGCGTCGGCCGACCTCGGCGCCCGGGCGGGCCGGACGTTCCGCGCCGTGGTGCTGCCGGTGGTGGTCCCGTCGGTGATCGCCGGCTCGATCTTCACCTTCTCGCTCTCGCTGGGTGACTACATCACCGTGCAGATCGTGGGCGGCAAGACGCAGCTCATCGGCAACCTCGTCTACGTCAACATCGGGGCGGCGAACAACCTGCCGTTCGCCGCCGCGCTGGCCACCATCCCGGTCCTGATCATGGTCGTCTACCTGGTCGCCGTACGGCGGTCCGGGGCCCTGGAGGAGTTGTGA
- a CDS encoding ABC transporter substrate-binding protein yields the protein MRTGRNLTALAAVGLLALTGCGDGGTATGGSGPGGIKPPRIDKLAALGAGEGQVNVVAWAGYVEDGSTDPKVDWVTDFEKQTGCQVNVKVAGTSDEMVTLMKTGEYDVVSASGDASLRLIYGGDVAPVNTDLISNYKDVFDGLKLKQWNSVDGVAYGVPHGRGANLLMYRTDVVKPAPTSWGAVFDANSPYKGKITAYDSPIYLADAALYLMKHQPELGIKNPYALDDKQFAAAVDLLKKQNEQIGEYWSDYTKEVQAFKAGNSVLGTTWQVIANLATADKAPVEAILPEEGATGWSDTWMVSAKAKHPNCAYRWMDHIISPKANAAVAEWFGEAPSNKLSCAETADKNHCATYHAEDESYFEKVWYWNTPVQQCLDGRTDVKCKDYAAWTQAWTTIKG from the coding sequence ATGCGTACCGGTAGAAACCTCACCGCGCTCGCCGCGGTCGGCCTGCTCGCCCTGACCGGCTGCGGCGACGGCGGCACGGCCACCGGCGGCTCCGGCCCGGGCGGCATCAAGCCGCCCAGGATCGACAAGCTCGCGGCGCTGGGCGCCGGCGAGGGACAGGTCAACGTCGTCGCCTGGGCCGGGTACGTGGAGGACGGCTCCACCGATCCGAAGGTGGACTGGGTCACCGACTTCGAGAAGCAGACGGGCTGCCAGGTCAACGTCAAGGTCGCCGGCACCTCCGACGAGATGGTGACCCTGATGAAGACCGGCGAGTACGACGTGGTCTCCGCCTCCGGGGACGCCTCGCTGCGGCTGATCTACGGGGGCGACGTCGCCCCGGTGAACACCGACCTGATCAGCAACTACAAGGACGTCTTCGACGGGCTCAAGCTGAAGCAGTGGAACTCCGTCGACGGGGTGGCCTACGGCGTCCCGCACGGGCGCGGCGCGAACCTGCTGATGTACCGCACCGACGTGGTCAAGCCCGCCCCGACCTCGTGGGGCGCGGTGTTCGACGCGAACTCGCCCTACAAGGGGAAGATCACCGCGTACGACTCGCCTATCTACCTCGCCGACGCGGCGCTGTACCTGATGAAGCACCAGCCGGAACTGGGCATCAAGAACCCGTACGCGCTGGACGACAAGCAGTTCGCCGCCGCCGTCGACCTGCTGAAGAAGCAGAACGAGCAGATCGGCGAGTACTGGTCGGACTACACCAAGGAGGTGCAGGCCTTCAAGGCCGGCAACTCGGTGCTCGGCACCACCTGGCAGGTCATCGCCAATCTGGCCACCGCCGACAAGGCCCCGGTCGAGGCGATCCTGCCCGAGGAGGGGGCGACCGGCTGGTCCGACACCTGGATGGTCTCCGCCAAGGCGAAGCACCCGAACTGCGCGTACCGCTGGATGGACCACATCATCTCGCCGAAGGCCAACGCGGCGGTCGCCGAGTGGTTCGGTGAGGCGCCGTCCAACAAGCTGTCCTGCGCCGAGACCGCCGACAAGAACCACTGCGCGACGTACCACGCCGAGGACGAGTCCTACTTCGAGAAGGTCTGGTACTGGAACACCCCGGTGCAGCAGTGCCTGGACGGGCGTACCGACGTGAAGTGCAAGGACTACGCGGCCTGGACCCAGGCCTGGACGACGATCAAGGGCTGA
- a CDS encoding ABC transporter ATP-binding protein, translated as MSAGSATPAVSLRGLCKSFGAVEAVAGVDLDIADGEFFSMLGPSGSGKTTVLRMIAGFEPPTAGRVLLGGRDVTRLAPFERDVNTVFQDYALFPHMTVQQNVEYGLRVRKVGRAERRARATEALRGVRLDGLADRRPAALSGGQRQRVALARALVVRPKVLLLDEPLGALDLKLREQMQVELKALQREVGITFVFVTHDQEEALTMSDRVAVFENGRIAQVGTPAEVYERPATPFVAGFVGTSNLLSGDVARSVLGRDGTFSIRPEKIRLVGQPTAPGRGAASDAPELELSTATDEETSATGRVAEVVYAGASTRFVVDLDAGARLVVTQQNLTTSSADVAALRGTPVRLAWRTEHAVAVPVPAVPTPLAKESANAYR; from the coding sequence ATGTCAGCCGGGTCCGCCACCCCCGCCGTCTCCCTCCGCGGACTGTGCAAGTCGTTCGGCGCGGTGGAGGCGGTGGCCGGCGTCGATCTGGACATCGCCGACGGCGAGTTCTTCTCGATGCTCGGGCCGTCCGGCTCGGGCAAGACGACGGTGCTCCGCATGATCGCCGGGTTCGAGCCGCCGACCGCCGGAAGGGTGCTGCTCGGCGGGCGTGACGTCACCCGGCTGGCCCCGTTCGAGCGGGACGTCAACACCGTCTTCCAGGACTACGCGCTGTTCCCGCACATGACCGTGCAGCAGAACGTCGAGTACGGGCTGCGGGTGCGCAAGGTGGGCCGCGCCGAGCGCCGGGCCCGGGCCACGGAGGCGCTGCGGGGCGTACGGCTCGACGGTCTGGCCGACCGGCGACCGGCCGCGCTCTCCGGCGGGCAACGGCAGCGGGTGGCCCTGGCCCGCGCGCTGGTCGTCCGGCCGAAGGTGCTCCTGCTCGACGAACCGCTCGGCGCGCTGGACCTGAAGCTGCGCGAGCAGATGCAGGTGGAGTTGAAGGCGCTCCAGCGGGAGGTGGGCATCACCTTCGTCTTCGTCACCCACGACCAGGAGGAGGCGCTCACCATGAGCGACCGGGTGGCGGTCTTCGAGAACGGCCGGATCGCCCAGGTGGGTACGCCCGCCGAGGTCTACGAGCGGCCCGCCACCCCGTTCGTCGCCGGCTTCGTCGGCACATCCAACCTGCTCAGTGGCGACGTGGCCCGCTCGGTGCTCGGCCGCGACGGCACCTTCTCCATCCGGCCGGAGAAGATCCGGCTCGTGGGCCAACCGACGGCTCCAGGTCGCGGCGCGGCGTCAGACGCGCCCGAGCTGGAGTTGTCGACGGCCACCGACGAGGAGACGTCGGCCACCGGCAGGGTGGCCGAGGTCGTCTACGCCGGGGCGAGCACCCGGTTCGTCGTCGACCTCGACGCCGGCGCCCGGCTGGTCGTGACGCAACAGAACCTGACCACCTCCTCGGCCGACGTGGCGGCACTGCGCGGCACCCCGGTCCGCCTGGCGTGGCGCACCGAGCACGCCGTGGCCGTACCTGTCCCCGCCGTACCGACCCCCCTTGCGAAGGAGAGCGCTAATGCGTACCGGTAG
- a CDS encoding acyl-CoA dehydrogenase family protein yields MEQHLYEPVHQEFRDLCRQFLTREAVPHHERWEADGIVDREVWRRAGAAGLLGMDVDPEHGGGGQRDFRFNAVLDEEIIAAGCTGLGFGLHNDVVAPYLTELTTDDQRKRWLPGFCSGDLVTAIAMSEPGAGSDLAGIRTSAVRDGDSWVLNGQKTFITNGELADLVVVVAKTAPDQGAHGVSLIVVETGTPGFGRGRRLAKVGLKANDTAELFFDDCRVPAENLIGTENHGFYHLMANLPRERLSIAVAAVAAAEKLLALTLDYARSREAFGRPIGRFQHNRFLLAELDTEVTIARTFVNHCVAEYNAGRLSVTDAAKAKWWTTELQNKVADRCVQLHGGYGFMLEYPVAKAWLDSRVQTIYGGTTEIMKEIIGRGLGL; encoded by the coding sequence ATGGAGCAGCATCTCTACGAACCCGTCCACCAGGAATTCCGGGACCTGTGCCGCCAGTTCCTCACCCGGGAGGCCGTGCCGCACCACGAGCGCTGGGAGGCCGACGGGATCGTCGACCGCGAGGTGTGGCGCCGGGCGGGCGCGGCCGGGCTGCTCGGCATGGACGTGGACCCCGAGCACGGCGGCGGCGGGCAGCGCGACTTCCGGTTCAACGCCGTGCTCGACGAGGAGATTATCGCGGCCGGCTGCACCGGGCTGGGCTTCGGGCTGCACAACGACGTGGTGGCCCCGTACCTGACCGAGCTGACCACCGACGACCAGCGCAAGCGCTGGCTCCCGGGCTTCTGCTCCGGCGACCTGGTCACCGCCATCGCGATGAGCGAGCCGGGCGCGGGCAGCGACCTGGCCGGCATCCGCACGAGCGCGGTACGCGACGGCGACAGCTGGGTGCTCAACGGGCAGAAGACGTTCATCACCAACGGCGAGCTGGCCGACCTCGTGGTGGTGGTCGCCAAGACCGCCCCCGACCAGGGCGCGCACGGCGTGAGCCTCATCGTGGTGGAGACCGGCACGCCCGGCTTCGGCCGGGGCCGGCGACTGGCCAAGGTCGGCCTCAAGGCCAACGACACCGCCGAGCTGTTCTTCGACGACTGCCGGGTGCCGGCGGAGAACCTCATCGGCACCGAGAACCACGGCTTCTACCACCTCATGGCCAACCTGCCGCGGGAGCGGCTGAGCATCGCGGTGGCCGCGGTGGCCGCGGCGGAGAAGCTGCTCGCGCTCACCCTCGACTACGCCCGCTCGCGGGAGGCGTTCGGCCGGCCGATCGGGCGGTTCCAGCACAACCGGTTCCTCCTGGCCGAGCTGGACACCGAGGTCACCATCGCGCGGACCTTCGTGAACCACTGCGTGGCCGAGTACAACGCCGGCCGGCTCTCGGTGACCGACGCGGCCAAGGCCAAGTGGTGGACCACCGAGCTGCAGAACAAGGTGGCCGACCGCTGCGTGCAGCTGCACGGCGGCTACGGCTTCATGCTGGAGTACCCGGTGGCGAAGGCCTGGCTGGACAGCCGGGTCCAGACCATCTACGGCGGCACCACCGAGATCATGAAGGAGATCATCGGCCGCGGTCTCGGCCTGTAG